From Zhongshania aliphaticivorans, one genomic window encodes:
- a CDS encoding alkaline phosphatase, with the protein MTRKYNTLTIALAASVATLMLAACSDGKISPSVTPSKAQSTALLTHQSSAPLIANTLQNQWYLDAASTVASKPLGEAERGKARNIILFLGDGMSIATITAARILAGQRLGQSGEEYALSFESFPYTGLAKTYNVDSQTPDSAGTMTAIVSGLKTDAGVLGVDENVIPGNCQSLAGNEVISALELAELAGKATGIISTARITHATPAATYAKTADRDWEADSDLPDAAKAAGCKDIASQLIDFEKNLEARIPGADVDGIEVVMGGGRRAFIDKTDASGEGHRQDGRNLIQEWQRQYRDGNYLQNAADLQAIKPNATGKILGLFNPTHMQYESNRDTSNGGEPSLQAMTAAAITRLSQNPSGYFLMVEGGRIDHAHHAGNAYNALNETIAFADAVATAMTFSNSDDTLIIVTADHGHVFSFSGYPKRGNPILGKVVGVGSDTPTLAADGMPYTTLSYSNGRGFQNLGTDNNADTAYQQEIQAGRHNLEDIDTETSGFHQEALIPLSAETHSGEDVAIYARGPGAALVSGSNEQSLIFHVINYAADFLRSPASH; encoded by the coding sequence ATGACGCGCAAATACAACACATTAACAATAGCGCTAGCAGCGAGCGTAGCCACACTCATGCTAGCAGCTTGCAGCGACGGCAAAATATCGCCGTCCGTCACACCAAGTAAAGCCCAAAGTACAGCGCTGCTCACACACCAAAGCAGCGCGCCATTAATTGCCAATACTCTACAAAACCAATGGTATCTTGACGCCGCAAGCACCGTTGCCAGCAAACCCCTAGGCGAAGCTGAGCGCGGCAAGGCGCGTAATATTATTTTATTTTTAGGCGACGGTATGAGTATCGCCACGATCACCGCCGCGCGAATTCTCGCCGGACAGCGCTTAGGTCAAAGCGGCGAGGAATACGCGCTGAGTTTTGAGTCGTTCCCCTACACCGGTTTAGCTAAAACCTACAATGTCGATTCACAGACCCCCGATTCCGCTGGCACCATGACCGCCATTGTATCGGGCCTAAAAACCGATGCCGGGGTGCTCGGTGTCGATGAAAACGTCATTCCCGGCAACTGCCAAAGCCTTGCGGGAAATGAAGTGATCAGCGCCTTGGAGTTAGCTGAGCTAGCCGGTAAAGCGACGGGTATTATCTCCACCGCCAGAATTACCCACGCCACCCCCGCCGCAACCTATGCCAAAACAGCTGATCGCGACTGGGAGGCCGACAGTGACCTACCTGACGCCGCAAAAGCGGCGGGCTGTAAAGATATCGCCAGCCAATTAATCGATTTTGAAAAAAATCTAGAAGCCCGTATTCCCGGCGCCGACGTCGACGGCATTGAGGTGGTAATGGGCGGTGGTCGACGTGCGTTTATCGATAAAACCGACGCCAGTGGCGAAGGTCATCGGCAGGATGGCCGCAATTTAATCCAGGAGTGGCAACGGCAGTACCGCGATGGCAACTACCTCCAAAATGCAGCTGATTTACAGGCAATTAAACCAAACGCAACAGGCAAGATTTTGGGTTTGTTTAATCCAACGCATATGCAGTATGAGTCAAACCGCGACACCAGCAACGGCGGTGAACCCTCGCTACAAGCAATGACCGCCGCCGCAATAACGCGACTAAGCCAGAACCCCAGCGGGTATTTTCTTATGGTCGAGGGCGGTCGCATCGATCATGCCCACCACGCTGGCAATGCCTATAACGCCTTAAATGAAACCATTGCCTTCGCAGATGCCGTCGCGACTGCCATGACATTTAGCAATTCCGACGACACTTTAATTATAGTGACCGCAGACCACGGTCACGTCTTCAGCTTTAGTGGTTACCCCAAGCGTGGCAACCCTATTTTAGGGAAAGTGGTAGGCGTTGGCAGTGATACTCCGACGCTGGCCGCCGATGGCATGCCCTACACCACATTGAGCTATAGCAATGGCCGGGGATTTCAAAACCTAGGCACCGACAACAATGCTGATACCGCATACCAACAAGAAATACAGGCTGGCCGCCACAACCTAGAGGATATCGACACCGAAACCAGCGGCTTTCACCAAGAAGCCCTAATCCCCCTTTCTGCCGAAACCCACTCTGGCGAAGATGTGGCCATTTACGCCCGTGGCCCAGGCGCCGCGCTTGTTAGTGGCAGTAACGAGCAGAGCTTGATATTTCATGTAATAAATTACGCTGCAGATTTTTTGCGCAGCCCGGCAAGTCATTAA
- a CDS encoding phosphoglycolate phosphatase, with protein MSALQDLLDGRELQAILFDLDGTLIDSVPDLAAALDASLEQLNYVPAGVGRVRGWVGNGARKLVQRGLAFALEVPEQSLDAALVDQLLAVFFEHYGKQTCEQTVLYPGVREALRHWQAKGIKMACVTNKPARFSQPILAHFGLEELMPVLVGGDTLAVRKPDPAPLFLACQQLGVPLANTVMVGDSVNDVAAARAAGMPVACVSYGYNHGAPVADAEPDLLVDRFLDLRGNVR; from the coding sequence ATGAGTGCATTACAAGATCTTTTAGATGGTCGTGAGTTACAGGCCATTTTATTTGATTTGGATGGCACGCTTATCGACAGTGTGCCGGATTTGGCCGCGGCGCTAGACGCAAGTTTGGAGCAACTCAATTATGTGCCTGCCGGTGTTGGTCGGGTGCGGGGTTGGGTCGGTAATGGCGCCCGCAAGCTGGTACAGCGCGGCTTGGCCTTTGCGCTTGAGGTGCCTGAGCAATCGTTAGACGCCGCCTTGGTCGATCAGTTGCTTGCGGTGTTTTTTGAACACTATGGCAAGCAGACGTGTGAGCAAACCGTGCTTTACCCTGGCGTGCGTGAGGCCTTAAGGCATTGGCAGGCCAAGGGTATTAAAATGGCTTGTGTGACTAATAAGCCTGCCAGATTCAGTCAGCCTATTCTTGCCCACTTTGGCCTGGAAGAGCTGATGCCGGTCTTGGTCGGCGGTGACACCTTGGCAGTGCGTAAACCCGATCCCGCGCCATTGTTTTTGGCGTGCCAGCAGCTAGGGGTGCCGCTTGCCAATACCGTGATGGTTGGGGATTCCGTGAATGATGTCGCGGCGGCGCGGGCGGCGGGTATGCCCGTTGCGTGTGTGAGTTATGGTTACAATCACGGTGCGCCGGTAGCAGACGCCGAGCCAGATCTATTGGTAGATCGTTTTCTTGATCTTCGCGGTAACGTCCGCTGA
- the rpe gene encoding ribulose-phosphate 3-epimerase — MADYWIAPSILSANFACLGAEVDAVLEAGADIVHFDVMDNHYVPNLTIGPMVCKALRKHGVKAPIDVHLMVSPVDRMIADFAEAGASIITFHPDATTHVDRSLQMIRDAGCKAGLVLNPAVGPDVLKYVMDKLDMILLMSVNPGFGGQSFIPSTLDKIKEVRALIDASGRDIRLEVDGGISAKNIAQVAAAGADTFVAGSAIFNGGDYSETIEKMRNELAGV; from the coding sequence ATGGCAGATTACTGGATAGCCCCATCGATATTATCGGCAAACTTCGCTTGTTTAGGCGCGGAAGTTGACGCGGTGCTGGAGGCTGGTGCGGATATTGTTCACTTTGATGTAATGGATAATCACTATGTGCCGAATCTGACTATTGGGCCCATGGTGTGCAAGGCCTTGCGCAAGCACGGTGTGAAAGCGCCAATTGATGTGCATTTGATGGTTTCGCCAGTTGATCGCATGATTGCCGATTTTGCTGAAGCGGGCGCAAGTATCATTACTTTTCACCCTGATGCCACAACCCATGTTGATCGCTCGCTGCAGATGATCCGCGATGCTGGCTGTAAGGCGGGCTTGGTGTTGAATCCTGCGGTTGGTCCTGACGTATTGAAATATGTCATGGATAAGCTCGATATGATTTTGCTGATGTCGGTGAACCCTGGCTTTGGTGGACAGAGCTTTATTCCCTCGACCCTCGACAAAATTAAAGAAGTGCGGGCGTTGATCGACGCCTCTGGTCGGGATATTCGCCTTGAAGTGGATGGCGGTATCTCGGCTAAAAATATTGCTCAAGTGGCGGCCGCAGGGGCAGATACCTTTGTGGCTGGCTCAGCAATTTTTAATGGTGGCGACTACAGTGAAACGATTGAAAAAATGCGGAACGAATTGGCTGGCGTATGA
- the murU gene encoding N-acetylmuramate alpha-1-phosphate uridylyltransferase MurU has protein sequence MKAMILAAGLGTRMRPLTDHCPKPLLRAGGRPLIDFHLAKLAAAGVSEVVVNCSWLADQVQDYLGSANGYGLRIHLSREEQPLETAGGIVQALPYLDSDDDAPFLLVNGDVWTDFDFSRLLNCRPQAAHLVLIENPPHHPSGDFALTDAGLVTEDDLGPRHTFSGISVWRPSMFRGLTQGQRALKPLMQSAIASGGLSGELFQGHWWDIGTPQRLADLDDFLSASPRPADSAPKVP, from the coding sequence ATGAAAGCCATGATCTTGGCCGCAGGGCTGGGGACGCGGATGCGGCCGCTGACCGATCACTGCCCTAAGCCGCTGTTGCGGGCTGGCGGTCGTCCGCTCATTGATTTTCATTTGGCCAAACTGGCCGCCGCAGGCGTGAGTGAGGTGGTGGTGAATTGTTCCTGGCTCGCCGACCAAGTTCAAGACTACCTTGGTTCCGCCAACGGCTATGGTCTTCGCATTCACTTGTCCAGAGAAGAGCAGCCGCTGGAAACCGCCGGGGGCATCGTCCAAGCCTTGCCTTACTTAGACAGTGACGACGACGCGCCATTTTTATTGGTCAACGGCGATGTTTGGACGGATTTTGATTTTAGCCGCCTATTAAACTGTCGGCCGCAAGCGGCGCATCTCGTGCTGATTGAAAATCCGCCTCATCACCCTAGTGGTGATTTTGCGCTGACCGACGCTGGCTTGGTGACTGAGGACGACCTTGGGCCCCGCCATACTTTTTCGGGTATTAGCGTATGGCGCCCGTCGATGTTTCGGGGCTTGACCCAAGGGCAGCGCGCCTTAAAACCGCTTATGCAGAGCGCGATAGCCAGTGGCGGTCTCAGCGGTGAATTGTTTCAAGGTCATTGGTGGGATATCGGTACGCCCCAGCGATTGGCTGATCTCGACGACTTTTTAAGTGCGTCGCCTAGGCCTGCTGATTCAGCGCCGAAAGTGCCGTAA
- a CDS encoding aminoglycoside phosphotransferase family protein, with product MDHILKELHSWCLQQLSLSPADAANVLAVVSGDASFRRYYRLQLNDGGSVIAVHAPPDKEDNLAFATVQALLHKHVARVPALLGWDKPRGFLLQEDFGDQLLLPLLVSSAAADHYYKQAFGVMLAMQRIPSEQHSLPAYDEARLTTEMKLFPEWFVGGLLGYQLDSAERVMLDAVFSLLSQRALAQPQVLVHRDFHSRNLMVLADERLGMIDFQDAVVGPISYDLVSLIRDCYISWPEELVDDWISVYRRMAMQAGLLAGRSEAEFCQDVDWMGLQRHIKVLGIFARLNLRDGKSGYLADLPLVLEYTLSIASRYPEFDEFLAWFDSKLMPLICQQSWFKDAD from the coding sequence ATGGATCACATATTGAAAGAATTACACAGTTGGTGTCTGCAGCAACTGTCGCTCAGTCCTGCGGATGCGGCAAATGTCTTGGCAGTGGTGTCTGGCGACGCCAGTTTTCGCCGTTATTATCGATTGCAGCTTAATGACGGCGGCAGTGTGATTGCGGTGCACGCGCCGCCAGATAAAGAAGATAACTTGGCGTTTGCGACCGTGCAGGCTCTATTGCACAAACATGTTGCCAGAGTGCCGGCGTTGTTGGGCTGGGACAAGCCGCGAGGCTTCTTATTGCAAGAAGATTTTGGCGACCAGTTGCTGTTGCCATTACTGGTGAGCAGTGCAGCGGCAGATCATTACTATAAACAAGCCTTTGGCGTGATGTTGGCCATGCAGCGCATACCGAGTGAACAGCACAGTTTGCCCGCGTACGATGAAGCGCGGCTAACTACTGAAATGAAGCTGTTCCCCGAGTGGTTTGTGGGCGGTCTGCTGGGTTATCAGCTCGATAGCGCCGAGCGTGTGATGCTCGATGCGGTGTTTTCCCTGTTGAGCCAGCGCGCGCTTGCTCAGCCCCAGGTCTTGGTTCATCGGGATTTTCACAGCCGCAATTTAATGGTGTTGGCTGATGAACGTCTGGGCATGATTGATTTTCAAGATGCCGTGGTCGGCCCTATTAGTTACGATTTGGTGTCGCTGATCCGCGATTGCTATATCAGTTGGCCAGAAGAGTTGGTGGATGATTGGATTAGCGTGTATCGCCGCATGGCAATGCAAGCGGGCCTGCTGGCGGGGCGCTCTGAAGCAGAGTTTTGCCAAGATGTGGACTGGATGGGCTTACAGCGCCACATCAAGGTGCTTGGTATATTTGCCCGTTTGAATTTGCGCGACGGTAAGTCTGGGTATCTTGCTGATTTGCCGCTGGTGTTGGAATACACCTTGAGCATCGCCAGTCGCTACCCGGAGTTTGATGAGTTTTTGGCGTGGTTTGACAGTAAGTTAATGCCGCTAATCTGTCAGCAAAGCTGGTTTAAGGACGCTGACTAA
- a CDS encoding LPS-assembly protein LptD: MPVLRLLTLALIATASSAALAQNTTSETCGDTSNAALSGDISNLPAYYQHWHWVPNSHLTKTARCGLTPGCQGRFIEPARNWDGAGITPLSAPLNVSADTIESIGAKATMTGDVQLRKGDLSLDAGYAQYNRSNSTVLLRDNVVLRQPGILLRGQFAQIDTNRGLGELQQAEILSFQTGARGTAERIARPDYSRFEMDGASYTQCTPDNETWSLHADSIVLDYDSGRGVARGTSIRVYDVPVFYSPYLNFPVDDRRATGFLFPSIGLASNSLDISTPYYLNLAPNYDAIIAPRFIENRGEALETEFRYLNRYSEWAVSSSYLPNDQSENIDRWLIDVKEEGFVSEQWGTEIDYTKVSDIDYFSDLGLANLAIKRSTHLNQQGALNYTSDNWRGRLEVQRYQTIAVVEDPYQKLPQLRLNYQSPAKNFQLEPIIEFEYTQFDHRDSLREGGTKVTGERVYATAGTSFPMRWRWGFIEPAVKSRMVNYELEDAQLAGIDASPSASSALFSVDSGLYFERELSISDQAWTQTLEPRLFYRYSEHEEQSDQPDFDSAALTFTYQQLFRDTRFTGHDRLDDANQVALGISSRFINNAAGREVLTASVGQLHYFDDGKVQLPGDDIRKSSNSDFAAQFRLLPDDNRWFSVDLLYDARQGVLNQSNLGYHQRGDNGALFNIGYTFRREGNEFGGLENNIKQGDASVSLPLNSQWKLFAKTQYDFEDNRPVENLIGAEYQNCCWLSRVVYQRALEPDDNSGSNTSGTDNNSAVLIEFQLKGLGGLGTAVTSVLKESIFGYLSDE, from the coding sequence ATGCCAGTGCTTCGCCTACTTACTCTCGCCCTTATCGCCACGGCCAGTAGCGCCGCTTTAGCGCAGAATACGACGTCTGAAACTTGTGGCGATACCAGCAATGCGGCGCTCAGCGGTGACATCAGCAATTTGCCCGCCTATTACCAGCATTGGCACTGGGTACCCAATAGTCATTTGACCAAAACGGCACGCTGCGGTCTCACCCCCGGCTGTCAGGGGCGGTTTATTGAGCCCGCCAGAAACTGGGACGGCGCTGGCATCACGCCCCTAAGCGCGCCCCTCAACGTCTCCGCCGACACCATCGAGTCCATCGGCGCCAAAGCCACCATGACCGGCGACGTGCAATTGCGCAAAGGCGATCTCAGCTTAGATGCTGGCTATGCCCAGTACAATCGCAGCAATAGCACGGTGTTACTCCGCGACAATGTCGTCTTACGTCAACCGGGCATACTGCTTCGCGGCCAATTCGCCCAAATTGACACTAATCGCGGCTTAGGCGAACTACAACAAGCTGAAATCTTAAGCTTCCAAACCGGCGCCCGGGGCACCGCTGAGCGCATTGCAAGACCCGATTACAGCCGCTTTGAAATGGACGGTGCCAGCTACACTCAGTGCACCCCCGACAATGAAACATGGTCACTCCACGCCGACAGCATTGTCCTAGACTACGACAGTGGCCGAGGCGTCGCCCGGGGCACCAGCATTCGCGTTTATGACGTTCCCGTGTTTTACAGCCCCTATCTAAACTTCCCGGTAGATGATCGCCGGGCCACTGGCTTTTTATTCCCATCTATTGGTCTCGCCAGTAACAGCTTGGACATTTCTACGCCTTACTACCTGAACCTTGCGCCAAATTACGACGCGATTATTGCACCACGATTTATCGAAAATCGTGGTGAAGCGCTAGAAACCGAATTCCGGTACCTAAATCGCTACAGTGAATGGGCCGTCAGCAGTAGCTACTTGCCAAACGACCAAAGCGAGAACATTGATCGCTGGCTGATCGACGTTAAAGAAGAAGGGTTTGTCAGCGAGCAGTGGGGAACGGAAATTGACTATACCAAGGTCAGCGACATCGACTATTTCTCTGATCTTGGCCTCGCTAACTTGGCGATTAAACGCAGCACCCACCTGAATCAACAGGGCGCATTGAACTATACCTCAGACAACTGGCGCGGCCGCTTAGAGGTGCAGCGCTATCAGACAATCGCGGTGGTAGAAGATCCATACCAGAAGCTGCCCCAGCTACGTTTAAATTATCAGTCTCCCGCAAAAAACTTCCAGCTCGAACCCATTATCGAGTTCGAATACACCCAGTTTGACCACCGCGATAGCTTGCGCGAGGGCGGCACCAAGGTTACCGGCGAGCGGGTCTACGCAACCGCCGGCACCAGCTTCCCTATGCGCTGGCGCTGGGGGTTCATTGAGCCCGCGGTAAAAAGCCGAATGGTCAACTATGAGCTTGAAGACGCGCAACTTGCTGGCATTGACGCCAGCCCCAGCGCCAGCAGCGCTTTGTTCAGCGTTGATAGCGGCTTGTATTTCGAGCGCGAGCTAAGTATCAGCGACCAAGCTTGGACCCAAACCTTAGAGCCGCGCTTATTTTACCGCTATTCGGAACACGAAGAGCAGAGCGATCAACCCGACTTTGACAGCGCCGCGCTAACCTTTACCTACCAGCAATTATTTCGCGACACCCGCTTTACCGGGCACGACCGTCTCGACGACGCCAATCAGGTCGCCCTCGGCATCAGCAGCCGCTTTATTAACAATGCTGCAGGGCGTGAAGTATTAACCGCCAGCGTCGGCCAGCTCCATTATTTTGACGACGGCAAGGTTCAGCTGCCCGGAGACGATATTCGCAAAAGCAGTAACTCTGACTTTGCCGCCCAATTTCGCCTTTTACCTGATGACAATCGTTGGTTCAGCGTTGATCTTCTGTATGATGCACGGCAAGGGGTGCTTAATCAGAGCAATCTGGGCTACCATCAGCGCGGCGACAATGGCGCGCTGTTCAATATTGGCTACACCTTCCGCCGCGAAGGTAATGAATTTGGCGGACTGGAAAACAATATCAAGCAGGGCGACGCCTCCGTAAGTCTGCCGCTAAACAGTCAGTGGAAACTGTTTGCCAAGACTCAATACGATTTTGAAGACAACCGCCCTGTTGAAAACTTGATTGGCGCCGAGTATCAAAACTGTTGCTGGCTGAGCAGAGTGGTTTATCAACGCGCGCTGGAACCCGACGACAATAGCGGGTCTAACACCAGTGGCACCGACAACAACTCGGCGGTGCTCATTGAATTTCAATTGAAAGGACTGGGTGGGCTTGGCACCGCAGTAACCAGTGTTCTTAAGGAAAGTATTTTTGGCTACCTATCTGATGAATAA
- a CDS encoding peptidylprolyl isomerase, whose translation MATYLMNNMRLLKTLTATLMIVLAPLAQAETKWLDKIVAIVDDDIILASELDTRIDSITANIERSGKEGPPPEQLRKEVLDLLILENIQLQLANRYGVRIEDEELNAAVARIAAGNNLTLAQFQQALTASGASYLAVREQIAKEMILQRVQMGNVSQRIQISDQEIQSFLKSEEGRQRTAPEYHFSHVLIPVDSDASPAQRQQAEARAKALSAKMRAGKNIDNANDAISISDLGWRKSTELPSLFTDVAAKMNDLDVSDPIQSASGYHIIQLLESRGVKQMVKQTRASHILLKPSAIRSEAQTVALAKELRQRILNGESFRDLAKEYSEDIGSAQEGGDLGWTTPGQLVPEFQKAMDETAPGEVHEPIASDYGWHIIKVIERRNQDVTKEMRKQIARNIIHERKYADELDIWLRKIRSEAFVDIKI comes from the coding sequence TTGGCTACCTATCTGATGAATAATATGCGTTTACTCAAAACCTTAACTGCCACGCTAATGATTGTTTTAGCGCCCCTGGCTCAAGCTGAGACCAAATGGCTGGATAAAATTGTCGCCATTGTCGATGACGACATCATTCTGGCCAGTGAACTCGATACCCGTATAGACAGTATTACGGCAAATATTGAGCGCTCTGGTAAAGAAGGGCCGCCACCGGAGCAGCTTCGCAAAGAAGTTCTGGATTTGCTCATTTTAGAAAATATCCAGCTACAGCTTGCCAACCGCTACGGCGTGCGCATTGAAGACGAAGAACTCAATGCCGCAGTAGCCAGAATTGCCGCAGGCAACAACCTGACCCTAGCCCAGTTCCAGCAGGCGCTTACTGCCAGTGGCGCCTCGTATCTCGCGGTGCGCGAGCAAATCGCCAAGGAAATGATTCTCCAACGCGTGCAAATGGGCAATGTTAGCCAGCGCATTCAAATCAGCGACCAAGAAATCCAAAGCTTCCTAAAATCCGAGGAAGGCCGCCAGCGGACCGCGCCGGAATACCACTTTTCACACGTACTTATTCCGGTTGACTCCGACGCCAGCCCGGCCCAGCGCCAACAAGCCGAAGCCAGAGCGAAAGCTCTGAGCGCCAAAATGCGCGCGGGTAAAAATATCGACAACGCCAACGACGCGATTAGCATCAGCGACCTAGGCTGGCGCAAAAGCACTGAACTGCCGTCGCTGTTTACCGACGTTGCCGCCAAGATGAACGACCTCGACGTTTCAGACCCAATTCAAAGTGCTAGCGGCTATCATATTATCCAGTTACTGGAGAGCCGCGGTGTAAAGCAAATGGTCAAGCAAACTCGTGCCAGCCACATCTTGCTCAAACCATCCGCAATCCGCAGCGAAGCGCAAACCGTTGCCCTTGCTAAAGAATTGCGCCAGCGCATTCTCAATGGCGAATCCTTCCGCGACCTTGCCAAAGAGTACTCTGAAGACATCGGCTCCGCCCAAGAAGGCGGTGACCTCGGCTGGACCACCCCCGGCCAACTCGTACCAGAATTTCAGAAAGCCATGGATGAAACCGCACCGGGTGAAGTTCATGAACCCATTGCATCAGACTACGGCTGGCATATTATTAAAGTCATTGAGCGCCGCAATCAGGATGTAACCAAAGAAATGCGCAAGCAAATTGCTCGCAATATCATCCACGAACGCAAATATGCCGACGAACTGGACATCTGGCTGCGCAAAATTCGCAGCGAGGCCTTTGTCGACATCAAAATTTGA
- the pdxA gene encoding 4-hydroxythreonine-4-phosphate dehydrogenase PdxA → MPSRIAITPGEPAGVGPELLVKLAQENYDAELVAFADPALLMQRAAAIGLPLQCLPCDLDAPAQAHRSGQLKVVDIALHSPVQAGQLNTANAAYVLETLRQATDACLNKQCQALVTGPVQKSVINDAGIAFSGHTEFLEERCAADKVVMMLATEQLRVALVTTHLPLSAVPAAITTATLQRVTEILHHSLQSQFGCERPRILVLGLNPHAGEGGHMGREEIDTIIPCLDALRQRGWLLEGPMPADTAFTPRHLANCDAVLAMYHDQGLPVLKYQGFGRAVNITLGLPIIRTSVDHGTALDLAGSGSADVGSFNAALNSAIEMTQHSRKHL, encoded by the coding sequence ATGCCAAGCCGCATTGCTATCACCCCCGGCGAACCTGCCGGGGTCGGCCCAGAACTCCTCGTTAAGCTTGCGCAAGAAAACTACGACGCCGAACTCGTAGCCTTTGCCGATCCGGCGCTGCTAATGCAACGCGCCGCCGCCATTGGCCTGCCCCTGCAATGCCTGCCCTGTGACCTTGACGCGCCCGCTCAAGCTCACCGTAGCGGCCAGCTAAAAGTCGTCGATATTGCCCTGCACAGCCCAGTGCAAGCTGGGCAACTCAACACCGCCAACGCCGCCTACGTATTAGAAACCCTGCGCCAAGCTACCGACGCCTGTTTAAACAAGCAATGTCAGGCACTGGTCACCGGCCCTGTGCAAAAATCCGTAATCAACGACGCTGGTATCGCCTTTAGTGGTCACACTGAATTTCTTGAAGAGCGCTGCGCTGCCGACAAAGTCGTCATGATGCTCGCCACCGAGCAATTGCGCGTCGCGTTAGTTACCACCCACCTGCCCTTGAGCGCCGTTCCCGCTGCGATCACCACCGCCACGTTACAGCGCGTGACCGAGATACTGCACCACAGCCTGCAAAGCCAATTCGGCTGTGAGCGCCCTCGTATATTAGTGCTTGGCCTAAACCCCCATGCCGGTGAAGGCGGGCATATGGGCAGAGAAGAAATTGACACTATCATCCCTTGCCTCGACGCCCTGCGCCAGCGCGGCTGGCTGCTCGAAGGTCCCATGCCCGCCGACACCGCCTTCACACCCCGGCATTTAGCCAACTGTGACGCGGTATTGGCCATGTACCACGACCAAGGCCTGCCGGTACTTAAGTACCAAGGCTTTGGTCGCGCAGTGAACATCACTCTCGGCCTACCCATTATTCGCACCTCGGTAGACCACGGCACCGCACTCGACCTCGCCGGAAGCGGCTCGGCCGACGTCGGCAGTTTTAACGCCGCACTCAACAGTGCTATTGAAATGACTCAGCACAGCAGGAAACACCTTTAA
- the rsmA gene encoding 16S rRNA (adenine(1518)-N(6)/adenine(1519)-N(6))-dimethyltransferase RsmA: protein MQSPAPHRARKRFGQNFLHDQGIIRGIVRAVSPLAGQRLLEIGPGQGAITATILDTDCQLDVIEIDRDLVQILTDKFSSHDNFRIHEGDALKFDIGALAGTEKLRVVGNLPYNISTPLIFHLLSAHDCISDMHFMLQKEVVERLAAGPGSKTYGRLSIMAQYYCAIESLFDVPPEAFSPQPKVQSAIVRLTPYTQPPFPAKDVKLLQRVVRDAFNQRRKTLRNTLKGLISSEGLEALGLDPGIRPENVSLESYVAIANAVGDAQENDIAE, encoded by the coding sequence ATGCAATCCCCAGCTCCACACCGGGCGCGCAAACGCTTCGGCCAAAACTTTCTTCACGACCAAGGCATCATTCGCGGCATCGTACGCGCGGTTTCACCGCTAGCGGGTCAGCGCTTACTGGAAATCGGCCCTGGCCAAGGGGCAATTACCGCCACGATCCTCGATACCGATTGCCAGCTCGACGTTATTGAGATCGACCGCGATCTCGTGCAAATTTTGACGGATAAATTTTCTAGTCACGACAACTTCCGCATTCACGAAGGCGATGCCCTAAAATTTGATATTGGCGCACTAGCGGGCACAGAAAAGCTGCGGGTGGTGGGCAATCTGCCCTACAATATTTCTACCCCGCTCATATTCCATTTGCTTAGCGCCCACGACTGCATCAGCGACATGCACTTTATGCTACAAAAAGAAGTGGTCGAGCGGCTCGCTGCTGGCCCCGGCAGTAAAACCTACGGTCGCCTTAGTATTATGGCGCAATACTATTGTGCAATTGAATCGCTCTTTGATGTGCCACCCGAAGCCTTTTCCCCCCAACCTAAGGTACAATCCGCCATCGTTCGGCTAACACCCTATACTCAGCCTCCCTTTCCGGCCAAAGACGTTAAACTATTACAACGAGTCGTTCGCGACGCCTTTAATCAACGTCGCAAGACCTTGCGTAATACCCTTAAGGGCTTAATCAGTAGCGAGGGCCTGGAGGCACTGGGCTTAGACCCAGGTATTAGACCAGAAAACGTTAGCCTAGAAAGCTATGTTGCGATTGCCAACGCCGTTGGTGACGCACAAGAAAATGATATTGCGGAGTAA
- the apaG gene encoding Co2+/Mg2+ efflux protein ApaG: MPDSAPVDIQVESQFLPDQSVPEEQRFAFAYTITIRNTGEEAVRLINRHWIITDGANQVQEVQGEGVIGKQPLIEPGQSFSYTSGAVIETAVGTMEGSYEMISASGRPFIAPIGIFSLVRPSALH, encoded by the coding sequence ATGCCAGATTCAGCCCCTGTCGACATTCAGGTAGAAAGCCAATTTCTGCCAGACCAATCGGTGCCGGAAGAACAGCGCTTTGCCTTCGCCTACACCATCACCATCCGCAATACGGGTGAAGAGGCCGTGCGCCTGATCAATCGCCACTGGATAATTACTGATGGCGCAAATCAAGTTCAAGAAGTACAGGGCGAAGGCGTTATTGGCAAGCAGCCACTTATCGAACCCGGCCAGTCGTTTAGTTACACCTCTGGCGCCGTGATAGAAACCGCCGTGGGCACCATGGAAGGCAGTTACGAAATGATCAGCGCCTCCGGTCGGCCCTTTATTGCACCCATCGGCATATTTTCACTAGTCCGGCCCTCGGCGCTGCACTAA